GCGATCGCGACGCGTTGAGCCTGGCCGCCGGACAACTCGTCGGGCTTACGGTCGGCCAACTCGACGACCTCCGTCGCGGCCAGCCACCGCTCGACCCGGTCACGAACCTCGGCGCGCGACAACCGCTGCGCCGACGGCGCGAACGCCACGTTCTCGGCGACCGTCAGATGCGGAAACAATCGCGCATCCTGCGACAGCAGCGAGACGCCGCGTCGATGGGGCGGGACGAAAACCCGGCGATCGCGAAACACGTCACCCCCCAGAGCGATTCGTGAAGCACCGTCCCCACGCAGCAGCCCCGCGATCATCCGCAGCATCGTCGACTTTCCCGCACCGTTGGGGCCGACTACCGCGGTGGTCCGGCCGGCGGCAAACCGATGCTCCACGGTCAACGGCGGCACCGCCTGGTCGATGAAGACCACCAGGTCCTCACCACTCACAGCGCACCCGCCCCGGCCCGGCGCCGCCGACTGTGCACGCCCACCACGACGACCAATGAGATCACCACCAGGACAAGCGACAAGGGGATCGCGGCCTGCGGGTCGTCGATCGCCGAAACATAGATGGCCAGCGGTGCGGTCTGCGTGATGCCAGGCGCGTTGCCGGCGAAGGTGATCGTCGCACCGAACTCGCCGAGTGCGCGTGCGAAAGCGAGCACCACACCGGCGAGCAGCGACGGCGCCACCAGCGGCAGCGTGACCCGCCACAACGTCCGGGTCGGACCCGCACCGAGTGTCGCAGCCACCTCCTCGTACCTCGTACCCACCACGCGCACAGCACCTTCGACACTGATCACCAGGAACGGGAGCGCGACGAAGGTCTGTGCCAGCACCACCGCCGTGACCGTGAAGGCGATGTCGATCCCGGCGTCGTGCAGATGTTCTCCCACGATCCCGAGCCGACCGAACGTGTACAGCAGGGCCAGGCCGCCGACCACCGGCGGCAGGACGAGCGGCAGCAGAACCAGCGATCGCACCACCCGTACGACCACCCCGTCATGACGCGCGAAGATCACCGCCATCGGCACACCGATCAGCAGGCAGCAGACCGTGCTGATCATCGCGGTGACCAACGAGAGCCGCAGCGCATCAAGCGAAGACGGCGACGTCACCTGCTCCACGAAGGTGCCCCAGGGCGACCGGAACAGCAACGCCAACGGCGGCAGGACGATCAACAGCACACCGAGCGCGGCCAGCCCGTACGTCCAAACCGGTAAGCCCGTCGGATCACGACGAGCGAGTCCCGCACGCATGGTCATGGAGCCCCGAAACCGGCGTCGCGCAGGATGCGCTGACCGGTCTCGCCGAGAACGAGATCCACGAACTGCGAACCCAGCTCTCTGTGATCGGCACCGTCGACCGTCGCGATCGGGTACGCGTTGACCACCTCCGAGAACGCCGGATCGGCCACCATGGCCACCTGGTCACCGGCTGCGCGGGCGTCGGTCACATACACGACCCCGGCGTCGGCCTGCCCGGTCGTGACCTTGGTGAGCACGGCGCTCACCGACTGTTCCTGCGACACCGCGTCGACAGTGATGCCCGTGTTCTTCTCCACGACGTCGGTCGCGGCTCCACACGGTTGAGCGGACTGACACACCACTGCAGTCACGCCGGGCTTCGCGAGATCCGCGAAAGAGCCGATACCCAAGGGGTTTCCGCGCGCGGTGACGATCACCAGGGTGTTGGTCGCGAAGATCTTCGGGTCGACGGCGAGTCTGCCGAGTTTCGCCATGCTCTTCTCGTCTGCGCTTGCGAAGACATCGGCGGGCGCCCCCTGCCGAATCTGGTTGGCGAGGGTCGACGAACCGTCGAAGGACAGGCGCACATCGACGCCGGGATGCTGCTTCTCGAAATCCTCCGCGATCGCGGTGAAGGCCTTCTTCAGCGACGCCGCCGCAGAGACGTCGAGAGTCGACCCATCCTCCGAACCCGTATCCGCCGAGCAGCCCGCAACGAGGAGCAGCACGGCTACCACCAGAGCGACCGCCGACCTCCTCATCGGTCGCCCCGCGTCGTCTCGACGATGACATTCGTCGACTTCACGATCGCGGTGGCGACCGATCCCGGCGCCAGCTCCAACTCACGCGCCGACTGCGCACTCATCAGCGAGGTCACCTCGAACGGCCCGCACTGCAGCGTCACCTGCGCCATGACGCCGTCCATCAGCACTTCGGTGACGAGACCGGTGAAACGGTTACGGGCCGACCGCGAAACGGGCGCCCCGTCATCGGGGGCGACCGCACGCTCCCGTGCCAGCTCCGCGAGACGGGCACCGTCGACCATCGCCACCGGGCCGTCCTCGGACAGTTCGAGCACCCCGGACGCGACCCATCGACGGATGGTGTCGTCACTGACGCCGAGCAGAGTAGCGGCATCCTTGATCCGTATCGCGGTCACGACGACACTCTATCCGCATCTGCGTTCCTTATCGCGTCTATACTCCGCAGATGCGAACGCCAGCGTCTTCTTGACTTCAAGCTGGCTTGAGGTCCTAGCGTCTACGTCACAGCGATCGTCGGAGTTCGGGCCGCAGGACCGATGAGTTATGAGGGCGCCCGCGGTCTGTCATCTCGAGGAACACCGGAGTCCCCTGACGTGCCCTGAGTTGTCACCCATGTACACCCGGAGACACCAGAAAATCGTTCGCCCCTGTCACACCCCATAGATACCGTGGAGAGTTATGAACTCAGTCTCAGTTCCCGCCGCCGCGCCCGGCGATGTCGCGACGTCCGATGTTGCCATCGAGGCCATCGACCTGGTCAAACGCTTCGGCGATTTCACCGCGGTCGACGGTGTCAGCTTCACGGTCCCGCGCGGGTCCGTGCTCGGTCTACTCGGCCCCAACGGCGCCGGCAAGACCACCACTGTCCGGATGATGACCACCCTGTCGCCGCCGACGAGTGGGACCGCCCGCATCGCCGGCTACGACGTGATCGAGCAACCCGGCATGGTCCGCCAGAACATGGGCCTCACCGGCCAGGCGGCCACCGTCGACGAGATCCTCACCGGTCGTGAGAACCTGCGCATGATCGGTGGCCTCTACGGCATCGGCCGCAAGACCCTGACCCGTCGCTCCGACGAACTCCTGGAGCAGTTCTCCCTCACCGAAGCGGGGAACAAACCGGTCAAGTCGTACTCCGGCGGTATGCGCCGCCGACTCGACCTCGCGGTCAGCCTGCTCGCATCGCCACCCGTGTTGTTCCTCGACGAGCCGACCACCGGCCTCGACCCGCGGAGCCGCTCGGAACTGTGGGATGTCCTGCGTGACCTCGTGTCCGACGGGACCACTCTCCTGCTGACGACCCAGTACCTCGAAGAGGCCGACCAGCTCGCCGACGACATCGTCGTCATCGACAAAGGCAAGATCATCGCCCACGGCACACCGCTGCAGCTCAAGGAGCAGGCCGGTTCGGCCAGCCTGGTGCTGACCGTTTCCCGCGGTGAAGATCTCCCGGCGGCCGAGGCGCTGCTGCGCAAGAACGGTGCCGAGGTGTTCGTCGACGTCCCCGCACGCCGACTCACCACCGCCTCCGGCGGCCTCGGCGACCTCCCCCGCGTCGCCGCCTGGTTCGACGAAAGCGGGATCGCCGTCGACGATTTCGGCCTCGCACGCCCGAGCCTCGACGACGTCTTCCTGTCCCTCACCGGCCACCGCGCCGAGGACACCACCAACACCACCGACGAGGAGACCGCCTGATGACCACCACTGCCGAGAAAGACGCGGTGGTCGCGAACACGTCGCGCGTCCATCCGACCACCCTGTGGCAACAGTCCTGGATCATGGTCAAGCGCAACATGATCCACACCAGACGCATGCCGGAGATGCTCTCCGATGTCACGATCCAGCCGATCATGTTCGTGGTCTTGTTCGCGTATGTGTTCGGAGCGTCGATCCAGACCGACAGCGCGTCCTACAAAGAGTTCCTGCTGCCGGGCATCATGGGGCAGACGATCGTGTTCACGGCGTTCATCGTGGCGTCGGGAATCACTGCCGATCTCGAGAAGGGCATCATCGACCGGTTCCGGTCGCTACCCATCCGACGGTCGTCAGTGCTGATCGGCCGGAGCATCGCGAGTGTCATGCACAGTTCCATCGGAATCGTGGTGATGTCGCTGACCGGTCTCGCGATCGGATGGCGTATCCGCGGGTCGTTCGTCGAAGCCGTTCTCGCGTACGGCCTGCTACTCCTGTTCGGTTTCGCGATGATCTGGTTCGGCATTCTCATCGGCTCATGGCTGCGCACCGTGGAGGCGGTGAACGGCTTCATGTTCTCGACGCTGTTCCCGATCACGTTCCTGTCGAACGCCTTCGTCCCGACCGACCCGATGCCCACCTGGCTGCGGACGATCGCCGAATGGAACCCGATGTCATCACTCGTCCAGGCATTGCGTGTCCTGTGGGGCAACGGTCCGGAGTTCGGTCCGGGTTCGGCACTGCCGCTCCAGCATCCGGTGATCTCGACCATCATCTGGGCGGTCGCGCTGACCCTGATCTTCGCACCGTTCGCCCTGCGCGCCTACAACAAGCGGACCATCGACTGAACCGCCAGGACATCGAGGGGACTACAGCGGCCCGTTCAGGCAGTCAGGGTGATTGCCTGCAGCGGGTCGCTGTAGATCGCGTCCAGGGAGACCGCACCCGCGGCCTGCTGCTGCACCGTGGCTCCCGAATGTGACACTCGCACATCACGCTTGGCGACGATCGAGGTCTCACGAACCGCACGGGCCACCGTGGGCAGGGTGGTCGGGTAGTCGGTGAACGCCTGACCGCCGAGGATGATGTGGTCCGGGTTGAAGATGTCGGCGATGAGGCCGACCGTGCGGCCGAGCACCTCGGCGCGCTCCTCGAAGAGGGCGCGCGCGGTGGCATCGCCCGTACGGGCGAGGCCGTGCAGACCTTCGACGTCGGTCACCGAAAGTTCCAGCGCCTGAGCGGCTTCGACGATGCCGGTGTCGCTGACCGCCGGCTCGAGTCGACCCGTGCGGTGCGGGTCGAGCAGTGTGGTGGCACCGGTCGGAAAGTGTCCGATGACCGGAGGTCCCGCGGTCGGGGTGTGCACGGTTCCGCCGACACTGAAAGCGATGCCCAGCATCTCGCGGGCGTAGAAGTACAGGAAGCTCGACTGCTCGTCGTCGGGGTTCAGGACCAACTCGGCGGCTGCCATCGCCTCGACGTGCGAGGCGACGGACACCGGCAGTCCGACCGCCTCGGCGATGACCCGTCCGACGGGCGCGCCTTCCCAGCCGAGGCGGGGATGATCGACGATGCCGCCCTCGGCGACACGGCCGCCGAGTGCGACGCCGACCCAGAGCACGCGCTTCCCGTTCCAGCGCTCGGCGAAGCGGCGAGCGCTCACACCGATCGCGGCGAGGGTTTCCTCGGGGGTGTCGGCCTCCGGGGTCGGGATCTGGATCGCACCGACCACGCGGTGGAGCAGGTCGTGGGTGGTGATCGAGGTGACCTTGTAGCCGATGTGAATACCGAGGGTGAGGAACTCGGCGAGGTTGACCTCGAAGGGCAGGCGCGGGCGTCCGATGGCTCCAGACGGGGCCAGGTCGGCGCGTTCGCGGATCAGACCGGCCTTCAGCAGGGCACTGACCTGGCGGTTGACCGTCGAAATACTCAGACCGGTGCGCTCGGCGGCATCGTCGCGGAACAGCGGGCCGGCCAGTCGCGCGGCCCGGAGGACGAGCGCGGCCGGCTTGTTCGACAGCTCGAGGCGCGGCGTCGAGACGTGCACCCGCTGGTCCCCCCTGTTCAAGCCGCGTCGGTCCGCGGCCGATCCCGGGACCCGGGGCGACAGCACCGACGAAGGTACGGATGACAACGGTACTGGCTGGTGATGGCCCTGCGGTCCGCGGCGCACCGGACGCGATGCAGGTCGGCGGGTCAACGGCGTGGGTGCGGTGCGCAGGGTACGGCCGGAGATCTCAGGAAGAATTGCGGTCATGATGTCCTCGTCGAAAATCCCCGCGCTCTACACGGCGGGGCAGGGTGGCTGAAGTGCTCGGGAAAAGAGACTTGGAGCGACACCCCGGAACGAGGCGTCGGCTCAGCGCATTCGACGACAACAACAGAGAACGCGAGCGAGCGGCAGACGGCAGCCCAGAGCGGTGGTCACATAGGTGACCTCCGACAGGTTGCGGTCGACACTCGTCATGCCGATCAAACTAGCAACGGCCACCCCGACGCGGCAAGCCCGTTCCTCCAGGTAATGGAGCTTTCAGACCCGGACGGCACACGCGTTCACCGGCGAACTCCACCCGCCCGCCGGCGTTCGCCGGGTTGCACTCACCGTGATTCCAAATCCGCACCCAGCACCGACCCGGTCCGCGTCCCGTCCGGACCAGGTTCGGGGAGCTTGGGTCTTCCGAGTCGAGTATGTCGGTGGCCAACGGTAAATTGTGACCATGACCACAACCGCGGGTGAGTCCGTCCACGACGCCGATTTCCTCGGGATCGCCGAACCGTTCCGTCGCGAGATCATCGCCCACTGCTACCGGATGATGGGCTCCCACCACGACGCGGAGGACCTCGCCCAGGAGACGTTCCTGCGCGCGTGGCGCGGCTACGCCAAATTCGACCACCGCTCCTCGGTGCGGACCTGGCTGCACAAGATCGCGACCAACACCTGCCTCACGGCACTACAGAGCTCACAGCGTCGCCCGCTTCCGTCCGGGCTCGGTGGCGACGCCTTCGACCCCACCGACGACCTGCTCCAGAACCACGAGGTGCCGTGGCTGGAGCCGTATGCCGGCACCGTCGACGAGATCACCCCCGGCGACGACGCCGACCCGGCCTTCGTCGTGGGCGCACGGGAATCGGTGCGACTGGCGTTCATCGCCGCCTTGCAGCACCTGCCGGAACGGCAGCGTGCGGTGCTGATCCTGCGCGACGTCCTGCAGTGGCGGGCCGCCGAGGTCGCCGACACCATCGGCGTCACCACCGCGACCGTCAACAGTCTTCTGCAGCGCGCCCGAGAGCAGCTCAAGACCGCCCGGCCCCAGGCGGAGTCTTCGAGTTCGGACCCGTCGGTCCTCGACGACGACGCCAAGCGGGAACTGCTCGCCCGGTATGTGTCGGCCTTCGAGCGCTACGACGTCGATGCGATCGCCGCGATGTTCACCGACAAGGCGATCTGGGAGATGCCGCCGTTCACCGGTTGGTACCAGGGCCCGGAGGCCATCGGGACCCTCATCCGCAAGAACTGCCCGGCAGAGAAGGCCGGCGACCAGATCCTGCTGCCCACGGTCGCCAACGGGCAACCGGCGTTCGGGCTGTACATGCGCGAACCAGACGGGGTTCATCGGCCGTTCCAGCTCCAGGTCCTCGACATCGATCCGGTGACGAGGAAGGTCGGGCACGTGGTGGCCTTCTTCAGCGACACCATGGAGGAGGACTTCGCCAGGTTCGGGCTCCCCGCCACCCCGTACGACGCACCCACACGGACCGCGCCCGGCCCCTGGCACTGAGATCGGCGACCCGTCAGCCCTCGGAGTTCTGTGGCAGTTGGGAGGCGTCCATCCAGACCACCTCCCAGGCGTGATCGTCCGGATCGCAGAAACTGCAGCAATACATGAACCCGAGGTCCTCGGGTTCACGCAGCGGTGTGCCACCGGCTGACAATGCAGCGCTCACGAGGTGGTCGGCGTGCTCCCGGCTGTCGGCGGAGAACGAGACGAGTGCCTCACGCCCCTGTGCGGGCTCGGCGATGCTCCCGGCCGCGAACACCTCGAAGCGTCGGCGCTGCATCAGAATCACCATCGCGGCGT
The sequence above is drawn from the Gordonia rubripertincta genome and encodes:
- a CDS encoding ABC transporter permease — translated: MTMRAGLARRDPTGLPVWTYGLAALGVLLIVLPPLALLFRSPWGTFVEQVTSPSSLDALRLSLVTAMISTVCCLLIGVPMAVIFARHDGVVVRVVRSLVLLPLVLPPVVGGLALLYTFGRLGIVGEHLHDAGIDIAFTVTAVVLAQTFVALPFLVISVEGAVRVVGTRYEEVAATLGAGPTRTLWRVTLPLVAPSLLAGVVLAFARALGEFGATITFAGNAPGITQTAPLAIYVSAIDDPQAAIPLSLVLVVISLVVVVGVHSRRRRAGAGAL
- a CDS encoding VOC family protein, whose product is MASMLFVNLPVADVARSRRFFGALGFRFDEMFCDPATVCMPINDAAMVILMQRRRFEVFAAGSIAEPAQGREALVSFSADSREHADHLVSAALSAGGTPLREPEDLGFMYCCSFCDPDDHAWEVVWMDASQLPQNSEG
- a CDS encoding ATP-binding cassette domain-containing protein encodes the protein MNSVSVPAAAPGDVATSDVAIEAIDLVKRFGDFTAVDGVSFTVPRGSVLGLLGPNGAGKTTTVRMMTTLSPPTSGTARIAGYDVIEQPGMVRQNMGLTGQAATVDEILTGRENLRMIGGLYGIGRKTLTRRSDELLEQFSLTEAGNKPVKSYSGGMRRRLDLAVSLLASPPVLFLDEPTTGLDPRSRSELWDVLRDLVSDGTTLLLTTQYLEEADQLADDIVVIDKGKIIAHGTPLQLKEQAGSASLVLTVSRGEDLPAAEALLRKNGAEVFVDVPARRLTTASGGLGDLPRVAAWFDESGIAVDDFGLARPSLDDVFLSLTGHRAEDTTNTTDEETA
- a CDS encoding ABC transporter permease, translated to MTTTAEKDAVVANTSRVHPTTLWQQSWIMVKRNMIHTRRMPEMLSDVTIQPIMFVVLFAYVFGASIQTDSASYKEFLLPGIMGQTIVFTAFIVASGITADLEKGIIDRFRSLPIRRSSVLIGRSIASVMHSSIGIVVMSLTGLAIGWRIRGSFVEAVLAYGLLLLFGFAMIWFGILIGSWLRTVEAVNGFMFSTLFPITFLSNAFVPTDPMPTWLRTIAEWNPMSSLVQALRVLWGNGPEFGPGSALPLQHPVISTIIWAVALTLIFAPFALRAYNKRTID
- a CDS encoding ROK family transcriptional regulator is translated as MHVSTPRLELSNKPAALVLRAARLAGPLFRDDAAERTGLSISTVNRQVSALLKAGLIRERADLAPSGAIGRPRLPFEVNLAEFLTLGIHIGYKVTSITTHDLLHRVVGAIQIPTPEADTPEETLAAIGVSARRFAERWNGKRVLWVGVALGGRVAEGGIVDHPRLGWEGAPVGRVIAEAVGLPVSVASHVEAMAAAELVLNPDDEQSSFLYFYAREMLGIAFSVGGTVHTPTAGPPVIGHFPTGATTLLDPHRTGRLEPAVSDTGIVEAAQALELSVTDVEGLHGLARTGDATARALFEERAEVLGRTVGLIADIFNPDHIILGGQAFTDYPTTLPTVARAVRETSIVAKRDVRVSHSGATVQQQAAGAVSLDAIYSDPLQAITLTA
- a CDS encoding TOBE domain-containing protein; translated protein: MTAIRIKDAATLLGVSDDTIRRWVASGVLELSEDGPVAMVDGARLAELARERAVAPDDGAPVSRSARNRFTGLVTEVLMDGVMAQVTLQCGPFEVTSLMSAQSARELELAPGSVATAIVKSTNVIVETTRGDR
- the modA gene encoding molybdate ABC transporter substrate-binding protein; this encodes MRRSAVALVVAVLLLVAGCSADTGSEDGSTLDVSAAASLKKAFTAIAEDFEKQHPGVDVRLSFDGSSTLANQIRQGAPADVFASADEKSMAKLGRLAVDPKIFATNTLVIVTARGNPLGIGSFADLAKPGVTAVVCQSAQPCGAATDVVEKNTGITVDAVSQEQSVSAVLTKVTTGQADAGVVYVTDARAAGDQVAMVADPAFSEVVNAYPIATVDGADHRELGSQFVDLVLGETGQRILRDAGFGAP
- a CDS encoding sigma-70 family RNA polymerase sigma factor, with product MTTTAGESVHDADFLGIAEPFRREIIAHCYRMMGSHHDAEDLAQETFLRAWRGYAKFDHRSSVRTWLHKIATNTCLTALQSSQRRPLPSGLGGDAFDPTDDLLQNHEVPWLEPYAGTVDEITPGDDADPAFVVGARESVRLAFIAALQHLPERQRAVLILRDVLQWRAAEVADTIGVTTATVNSLLQRAREQLKTARPQAESSSSDPSVLDDDAKRELLARYVSAFERYDVDAIAAMFTDKAIWEMPPFTGWYQGPEAIGTLIRKNCPAEKAGDQILLPTVANGQPAFGLYMREPDGVHRPFQLQVLDIDPVTRKVGHVVAFFSDTMEEDFARFGLPATPYDAPTRTAPGPWH